GCCAGCGCTTAGGCAGATTGATCGTGGCAGTGCGCCCAGTTTCATAAATGCTCTCTTCCAGTTGGTCAATTATTGCCTCAGCTTCACTTTGCCACGCTTCGCCTAGTTTGATCAGGTGTCGCGCCAGGGTGATTTGGGCAACTTCATCTAGCTCCTGACGACGTTGATAGAGTTCGGCCACAAAATCACTGCGCCGATCGCCCAGGGCATCTAGAGCATCCAGGGCATTTAACCTGATTCGATCTTTGCAAATCTGGTTGTAGCACAGGTCATCCTGGCTGGGATTGGCAAGAATGCTGCCGAGGTATTTTTTCAGGCCATCAACCATGCCAGGGTTGGGCGTAATTAAGTTAGCCTGCTGATTAGCCACCACGGCGATCGCCGCATAGGGAGTCATAAACGGATCGGTATATTTTGCGCCAGGATAGCTGGCAAATCCGCCACTGGGTCGCTGTAGTTTTTGCAGTTGACTCAGGGCTTGATTGGCCTGAGCAGCGGGATCAAAGTTGGTGAGGGTTTGGGCATATTTGGTGCTCAGTTCAGCTAAACTGGCCGCTACGATCAATTGACTGGCCACTGGTTGCAGGAAGACAGGTTGCTCTGACCTGGTGATCGCCTTGGCTGGGGCAATGATTGCCGGCATCAGGGTACTGGATAGGGATACTTCCAAACCACCTGCATCTGGATCAACGCGATCGTCTACTTCGAGCGGGATCGTAATTTGATCATAGGTTTGACCAGTTTCGATCACCTGCTCGGTTACCCGCAATGGTTTTACTTCCAATGGCACCGCAAAAATATCATTAAAGTCCTGGCGATCGATCGCAAATTGGAGCTGCGATTTTCCAGCCGTTGTCGCCACCATGGGCATACGCACCGCACTGGTGCGAGACTTGGTTACATTTTTGCTGAGGGTGATATCCGGCGTTGGTTGTTCTTCATCATTAGGAGTGGGCTGGAGGAAGTTAATCCCACCAATAATTTCGCCCGTAATATCAATATTGCCCGATCGATCGGTGCTATTGGTAATTGCCAGCCCCGCCTCAAAGCGATCGCCAACCCTGGCAAACTGGGGCAAAACTGGATTGGCCAAAAGCGGCTTGGTGGCAATGAAGTCAGTTTCACCCCGACCAAAATGGAGATCGCCATCGGTTCCTACTACCATCACCCGCCAGGTGGTCAGATCATCGGGTAGGGTAAAACTTATCTGGGCTTGCCCTTGATCATCGGTAATGACGGAGCCATTGTAATAGGCCAGAGGCTCAAATTTAGTTCTGGGTCTGGGATCGGTGATGCCCGTAGACAAACCGCCACCATAACCCCAACCCTTTTCCAGGGCACTGTCGATGTTGGCCAGCACCACATCGGGGCGATTGTCGCTAAACCTGGTCAAAATTGGCTGATCGGCATAGACCGTTTCCACCAGATCGGGTGGCCGATAGCCGGTTAGTTGCAAGACGGCATCGTTGACCACCATCACTGTTAGCTGGCCTTTGACGGGGCTACCAAAGTTATTTTTTAGTGCCAAATTCAGGGTTTGCCGATCGCCCGGTTGCACGTTTTCGGTTTGCTCGGCACTAACAGCCACCTGCAAATAGCGATCGTCCAAATCCACTTGGAAATCCTCTAGACCAACCCGCATCAGGTTTTCCATGCTGCCTAGTTCCAGCTCATCCAGGGACTGCCCCTGGCGGATCAGTACCACTTCGACGGCGGCATTGGGCAGCATATCTGGCGTGATCGTAAAGCTAATTTGGGGTGCTGCGCCGGATACCTTTTGGGTCATGCGATAGATCGCTTTATCCCTTACGATCGAGAGGCTCAGCTCTGCTTCTTCGTAGGGCGATTGAATCAGTACCTTGGCGCGATCGCCAATTTTATACTTGTTTTTGTCTAAATTGACATCCAGGCGATTGTTATCGTAGCGATTACCCCAATAGACACGATCGCCGCCGGTCACCCAAATTCGGGTATCGGTGGCAGTTGCCTCACTGGTGGCATCCGCAAAATTGGCATGGATGCGATAGGAACCAGCCTCCGTGGGTGTGAGGTTAATTGTCTGGGGTTGATTGCCAGAGGTTACCTCTGCGGTGGCTATGGTTTTATACTCAACATTATTTTTACCCGTGGCGCTACCTTCGATCACCTGGGTATAGCGACTGTATTCCCGCTTTTGCAGTTCAAGTTTGAGCTTGCGGCCGCGCACCAAGTTGCCCTCTGGATCACTAACAATCACCTCGATCGGCAATACTTCATCGGCTTCACCGAGATAATTGCTATGCAGACCAATCAGGCGATCGCTGGGCAGCACTTCGATTGTTTTGGTGTCGCTCACCTCCAGATTGGCCACATCGGTCACCGATGCGCTAACGGTATAAGTCATCGCATAGGGGAGGTCAGCATCAATTTCGATCGCCTGACTACTGCTACCATCGGCGCTCAAACTGCCAGCTTCTTCGAGCACTTCACTGGTGATTGTCGGCGGTAGTTCTGGCCACCACCATTGTTTGCCAAACTGAAAGTCGTCCCAGCCATCAGGTGCGTAGGAGCTGCGATCGCGGCTGACAAAATATTTAACCGTGCCACTTTCGACGGGTGCGCCGAATAAATAATCACTTTGCGCCTGGGCAGTCAGGGTTTGTCCCATGACAGCCACTTCTCGATTGAGGGACAAATCTACCTTGAAATTTGGTGGTTTGAATTCAGCCACCCGAAACTGGCCACGAATTTCTGGCGCATTGAGTGAATCATCCCGATTCTGTGCCTTGGCCATCACCGTATAGAAACCAAGCGGACTCTCGGCAGGTAGATCGATCGTGAATGAGAATGTGCCGTATTCATTGGTTGTGATTGTGCCGATCGATTCTTCTTCGCCGCTGGGCCCGCGCATTGTGACCGCGTAGGGTACTTGCTTGTCTTGTTTTAGTTCGCCATTTTCCAAGAAGTAGGCAGTGGCAGTAAACCAGGCCTCTTCACCGGGCTTATAAAGCTGGCGATCGGAGAAAATCTCACCCCGCGCTTTGGGTTGTTGCCCTTGCCACCAGTCAGAGTAAATCCCATAGCTATAGGCTCCGCTGTAACTATCAAGTTGAGTAAATGCCCAGTCCTCAGCTTCTTTTACCACCACCAAAAGACTCGGTGGATCATCAAACATCTCGCCATTGCCAATCTGCTCAAAACAGGTTTTGAGGGTAACTTGATTTAGCAGTGCCAGTCCCTTGGCATTAGTTTTGCCAGTGGCACAGGGGTTTTCACCCGGTTGATACTCAGCCGCGTCATAAAGTTTGGATTGATAAATTTCAACCTGGCTATTTTCAACCGCTGCCCCATCGCTGAGATGATTGACTCTCACCAGCGCTGAGGTGGGGAAAACCTGGGCAAACACCCCTAAATTTGTTAGCTGTACCAGGCCATAATGGGTAACCTCGCGCCTCCGTTCTTCGTCATCTTGCCAGTAGGTATTGGTGTCGGCTTTGATCCCATAGGCCAACATGCCAAACTGACTGCCCAGGCGTTCCCGCAATGGGATGGCTACTTCTTGGGGCTGATTTTGAACTATTTCATCGATCGCAAAACTCCGCCAGCGATCGGCACTGGGCAATAATTCCGAAGCGCTATAGGTATCGTAGGCCGCATCTAAAACAATTAGCTCATCTGGCTGGACAACTTTGTATGCAGCGCGATAGCTGCGATCGGGTAAATTTACTGCCTCCAGATTTAGTTGTAAACCCTCGTGGGGTGGGAAAATATTCAAGCCTTCGGGAGCCCAGAGGTCGGCGGCTACGTCACTGGTTTGGATCTCGATACTTTCTGGTTGGGATAGGGACTGGCCATAGGCATCTTCTAACCCTGCTGCGATCGTGACTTGGTAGGTGGTGGCTGGCTCTAGGGCATAGGGATTCAATTCGATCGCGGTGGAGCCATCATAAACCTGCAGCAATGGCAGATCGGGATCAGCGGCGGGCTGGATTGAAATATTGGCGATCGCTGATTCTGCCATCACGCCATTATTGAATCGCAGTTGCGGTGAGCCTTCCAGAAACCGACCATAGGCACTATAACGATCCGGTTGGCCAATATAGCGTACCTGTTCAAACTTAAGCGGTGCATAGGTTTTGAATGTACTACTCAAAGGTGCTGCCAAGGGTAGGTTGCCATCATGGGACGGCAAGCCAGCCAGAAAACTTAACTTGTATGTTGTATCCTTTGCTAGGGGAGCCTGAGGAATAACCCGATAGTTCCAGGGTTTGGCGTTAGGATTGAAAGCAGCTTCAGCGGTCGCATAGGTTTGGGTATTTTGCTCATCTAGTTCGATCGCAATCGGCAAAGGTTCAGCGGCAGCCCTGGCTGGTAGTAGTTGCACATATTCACTCAATACCGCTGCCTCCAGCTCTGTATTTGCCGTGAAATGTAGTTCTGGCTCAATATCTACAACTGGAACTGGCTCATTTACATCTCCTGGTAAGTTAGACAAGCCGATCGATTCAGTCTCAAATGTCCAGGCGATGTCATTGGTTAATTCATGCTGTTCTAGATCCGCTAGCCCGGATTTGAGTGTGACCCGGAATCGGGATGCTTTGGGCAGAGCGCGATCGGCCTGGAACCCGACCATGCGGGGGGTGAGGAACCGGAATTGACCAGGGATGCTGGGGAAAATTTCAAACTTGCGTAGTAATTGCTGTTGTCGATCGCTACCCAGGGCTTCAACCGGAATCAACGGGTGTTGAAATTTGATTTTGATTTGCGCCAGGGGCTCGGCAGCAGCGGTGGGGCTGATTTGCTCAATCCATTCCGGTAGATCTGGGGCAGGCAGGGCTTCGACAAACTCCAGTTTGGGTTTGATCACGTTACAAGAAGCGATTGCCAAAACCAAACTAAGTCCCACCAAGAAACCCAGAAATCGTTTATAGCGACGGCGATTTAATTTTTGCCAGAACTTAATATTGAAACTTTTTACAAACGATCGCCAGTCTTTAATTAATCCCATTACCTCAATCCCTTTTGCCATCACCACATCTGAAGCTGGTTAGCTAATTACCACAGCAATTGACTCAGATCAGCATAATAAATTACTACCTGCAAATGTATGAAGTCATTGTTTATCAGACTATGCATACGATTTTGCGCGATCGCAATTCAACTCGCTGAACCCAAGCTTACCTAATTGCAAATTTCTGGTTCACCATACTTATAGCTCTTATAGTTGAGTCGATCGGCATGGGGGTAAAAGTTCCCGCATCTTTTAAGCTGTTATGTTTCGATACATTACAACTTCTGCTTATTCAGCATTAATATCAATCAGAACAATCAGAAATTAATAGCTAATCTACTCAATTACTTAGCCGCATCAGGGTTATCAAAAAAGGCAGGATAGACAAAGGCAAACGCAGTAGAACTTGTAATCATATTTCCCTGCTCGTCCCGTACGATCACCGTGTCTAAGTTTTGATCCCAGGTGGCGGTGACAGTGCGATCGCCGAATTCAACTTTTTTACTACCCAGTTCCTTTATTTCGCTATGAACAAATTGATGGCTATGGCCAGCGAATTGATTATGTGGTGTCTCGTCATTGGCCTGCCAGATATAGCTAACTATTTCCTTGGGGTGTAGTTTTCTGGCTTCTTGATCGCGGACTGGAAAAATTAGCTGATCGTTGGTGTAGTAGCTGCCATAGGGATAACGAGTGTAATTGCGGTTATAGCCAGTATCAGTAGACAGAATCAGGCTATCGGGATGTTGTTCGAGCCATGCGCCTAAAGTGGTTTTGACGGCTGGAATTTTCTTCAGGTTGTGATTAACCTGAGGGCCAATGATGCCCATGCCCCAGGGCTGTGAATAAAGAGTATCATCGGTGCGATCGAACATCACCAAACAGCTTTGATAGAGTTTGCCAGATACACCAAAGGTGGACTCACCGCGCTCAAAGGCCAGAATCGTATCGCAGAGTGGACAATAGGAAACAGTAATATTCACCCCACCCAGGCGATCGTTGACAATTTCATGCCAATTCATGACCCCATAGGGATAAGCCTTCGCTTCGCCATTAATCACAATGCCAATTACGGTATGATCATCGCCGTAGGAAGTGGTGGTGGCAGTATCAAATTCAGGATTATCAACACTAGGAATGCCATCTTTGGGTGGGCCACCATTTAATAGCTGAGCGATCTCAATCCGGCTTAGCTCAGCTACGTTGATGTTTTGCTCTTCGAGGTCGCCGATCTCACGATCCTGGTCGTTGAGGTATTGCAGCAGGAAATAATAGCGCAGCTTTAGATCGTCTAGGCCGTTAGCAGAAACAAATAATCCCCCCGCAGTGAGGATAAATACGAGGGTGGCTGCGATCGCAATTTTGATCCCTTTTTTCATTGCCCGTAGTAATATCTACTCGTAATGCTGTGTTGAAGTATCTACAGCTATTACGCATAGGCAGCGCGATCGGTTTGATTGCTCAGGTGAAACGTTAAGATCGGTAAGCCATTAGGAAATTAGTAACCGCGATCGCCATTTACTAATTGTTG
The sequence above is a segment of the Pseudanabaena sp. PCC 7367 genome. Coding sequences within it:
- a CDS encoding alpha-2-macroglobulin family protein: MGLIKDWRSFVKSFNIKFWQKLNRRRYKRFLGFLVGLSLVLAIASCNVIKPKLEFVEALPAPDLPEWIEQISPTAAAEPLAQIKIKFQHPLIPVEALGSDRQQQLLRKFEIFPSIPGQFRFLTPRMVGFQADRALPKASRFRVTLKSGLADLEQHELTNDIAWTFETESIGLSNLPGDVNEPVPVVDIEPELHFTANTELEAAVLSEYVQLLPARAAAEPLPIAIELDEQNTQTYATAEAAFNPNAKPWNYRVIPQAPLAKDTTYKLSFLAGLPSHDGNLPLAAPLSSTFKTYAPLKFEQVRYIGQPDRYSAYGRFLEGSPQLRFNNGVMAESAIANISIQPAADPDLPLLQVYDGSTAIELNPYALEPATTYQVTIAAGLEDAYGQSLSQPESIEIQTSDVAADLWAPEGLNIFPPHEGLQLNLEAVNLPDRSYRAAYKVVQPDELIVLDAAYDTYSASELLPSADRWRSFAIDEIVQNQPQEVAIPLRERLGSQFGMLAYGIKADTNTYWQDDEERRREVTHYGLVQLTNLGVFAQVFPTSALVRVNHLSDGAAVENSQVEIYQSKLYDAAEYQPGENPCATGKTNAKGLALLNQVTLKTCFEQIGNGEMFDDPPSLLVVVKEAEDWAFTQLDSYSGAYSYGIYSDWWQGQQPKARGEIFSDRQLYKPGEEAWFTATAYFLENGELKQDKQVPYAVTMRGPSGEEESIGTITTNEYGTFSFTIDLPAESPLGFYTVMAKAQNRDDSLNAPEIRGQFRVAEFKPPNFKVDLSLNREVAVMGQTLTAQAQSDYLFGAPVESGTVKYFVSRDRSSYAPDGWDDFQFGKQWWWPELPPTITSEVLEEAGSLSADGSSSQAIEIDADLPYAMTYTVSASVTDVANLEVSDTKTIEVLPSDRLIGLHSNYLGEADEVLPIEVIVSDPEGNLVRGRKLKLELQKREYSRYTQVIEGSATGKNNVEYKTIATAEVTSGNQPQTINLTPTEAGSYRIHANFADATSEATATDTRIWVTGGDRVYWGNRYDNNRLDVNLDKNKYKIGDRAKVLIQSPYEEAELSLSIVRDKAIYRMTQKVSGAAPQISFTITPDMLPNAAVEVVLIRQGQSLDELELGSMENLMRVGLEDFQVDLDDRYLQVAVSAEQTENVQPGDRQTLNLALKNNFGSPVKGQLTVMVVNDAVLQLTGYRPPDLVETVYADQPILTRFSDNRPDVVLANIDSALEKGWGYGGGLSTGITDPRPRTKFEPLAYYNGSVITDDQGQAQISFTLPDDLTTWRVMVVGTDGDLHFGRGETDFIATKPLLANPVLPQFARVGDRFEAGLAITNSTDRSGNIDITGEIIGGINFLQPTPNDEEQPTPDITLSKNVTKSRTSAVRMPMVATTAGKSQLQFAIDRQDFNDIFAVPLEVKPLRVTEQVIETGQTYDQITIPLEVDDRVDPDAGGLEVSLSSTLMPAIIAPAKAITRSEQPVFLQPVASQLIVAASLAELSTKYAQTLTNFDPAAQANQALSQLQKLQRPSGGFASYPGAKYTDPFMTPYAAIAVVANQQANLITPNPGMVDGLKKYLGSILANPSQDDLCYNQICKDRIRLNALDALDALGDRRSDFVAELYQRRQELDEVAQITLARHLIKLGEAWQSEAEAIIDQLEESIYETGRTATINLPKRWRWSSSTTVAQAEALKLMVEQGQKPEFTDRLLQGLLAQRRDGLWRNDYENAKALAALVAYARNEPTPPNFVAIANLDEQQIGTAQFVGYRDNQTQFEIPMAELPQGEQNLVLSKTGAGTLHYLTAYRYRLSGEQPGRFNGLRVTRHVYPLSNADLDQQDNSNNAIATLDLTTLENPVALKTAQVFDIGVDIITDHPVDHVMISDPLPAGLEAIDTSFQTANPYFQAAHDSWQINYQNIHRDRVVAYADHLEAGVYQLHYLVRSVTPGEFKWPGAEAHLQYAPEEFGRSASSSVTIVNHNN
- a CDS encoding DUF3179 domain-containing protein — its product is MKKGIKIAIAATLVFILTAGGLFVSANGLDDLKLRYYFLLQYLNDQDREIGDLEEQNINVAELSRIEIAQLLNGGPPKDGIPSVDNPEFDTATTTSYGDDHTVIGIVINGEAKAYPYGVMNWHEIVNDRLGGVNITVSYCPLCDTILAFERGESTFGVSGKLYQSCLVMFDRTDDTLYSQPWGMGIIGPQVNHNLKKIPAVKTTLGAWLEQHPDSLILSTDTGYNRNYTRYPYGSYYTNDQLIFPVRDQEARKLHPKEIVSYIWQANDETPHNQFAGHSHQFVHSEIKELGSKKVEFGDRTVTATWDQNLDTVIVRDEQGNMITSSTAFAFVYPAFFDNPDAAK